From the genome of Candidatus Wallbacteria bacterium, one region includes:
- a CDS encoding glycosyltransferase, translating to MKIGFYSELLEGLEFRTGGAETQIYKTAQHLRKLGCEVRYLNHPAESKECDLIHLFRFSDEVISFFNALPANRPPVVLSTVFWYQEIPLRHLAQDLIDFLSLGFKRAFRRFRGGSTSLKNYQAIRDVLSRVDLLLPNSRAEISNLERFFGKTAEAVVIPNAVDSDLVETTGDESPPGIDFEDFVLSVGRIDDRKNRLNLVRAANLLDLPLVIIGSVSGKKRYRKLYAKIMLEKGRNAEILSAMPQRELCKFYRRARVHALPSWFETPGLASLEAALFGCRLVVTEGGCTREYFGDQAFYCDPGNVDSIAEALRGAWKAQPNSRLKERVSKEFTWEKTARKTLSAYEKVLGIGS from the coding sequence TTGAAAATCGGCTTCTATTCTGAACTTCTGGAAGGGCTGGAATTCCGGACTGGGGGTGCCGAGACCCAGATCTATAAAACTGCTCAGCACTTGAGGAAACTTGGCTGTGAGGTGCGGTACCTCAACCATCCGGCTGAATCCAAAGAATGCGACCTGATACACCTTTTCCGATTTTCGGATGAGGTAATCTCTTTTTTTAACGCACTTCCGGCGAATCGGCCTCCAGTCGTCCTTTCCACTGTTTTCTGGTACCAGGAGATTCCGCTGCGGCACCTTGCCCAGGATTTGATCGATTTCCTTTCGCTCGGTTTTAAAAGAGCTTTCCGCAGGTTCAGGGGAGGCAGCACCAGCCTGAAAAACTACCAGGCGATCAGAGACGTCCTCTCCCGGGTGGATCTGCTGCTGCCGAATTCCAGAGCGGAAATCTCCAATCTCGAGCGGTTTTTCGGGAAAACCGCTGAAGCTGTGGTGATCCCGAACGCCGTCGACTCGGATCTGGTTGAGACCACAGGAGATGAATCCCCTCCAGGGATTGACTTCGAGGATTTCGTTCTCTCTGTCGGCAGGATCGATGACCGCAAGAACAGGTTGAATCTGGTCCGGGCCGCCAACCTTCTCGACCTGCCGCTAGTGATCATCGGCTCTGTTTCAGGGAAAAAGCGTTACCGGAAGCTTTATGCGAAAATCATGCTTGAGAAGGGCCGGAACGCTGAAATATTATCGGCGATGCCGCAGCGGGAACTTTGCAAGTTTTATCGCAGGGCCAGGGTACATGCCCTGCCCAGCTGGTTCGAAACTCCAGGACTCGCCTCGCTGGAGGCAGCCCTGTTCGGCTGCAGGCTCGTGGTGACCGAAGGTGGGTGCACCAGGGAATATTTCGGGGATCAAGCCTTTTACTGCGATCCGGGAAATGTCGACAGCATTGCGGAGGCTTTAAGAGGGGCCTGGAAAGCCCAGCCTAACAGCCGTCTGAAAGAGAGAGTCAGCAAAGAATTCACCTGGGAGAAAACAGCCAGGAAAACTCTTTCAGCCTATGAAAAAGTTCTGGGAATCGGAAGCTGA